The following proteins are co-located in the Spirosoma montaniterrae genome:
- a CDS encoding ATP-binding protein yields the protein MKELDKLASWLSDQIKQQENESATSMMLSIEPDSQVSNLLWQAEVQAALSGRFAPEGLLMSFTSTIERQQTLSQLVDNCIVETVDGRVQWLLTQNRRLAVLQRLKNSGQLESSLGQPLPPTDKFGHMLRKLLRQGQALSLDNCSSDDLMAISAATEAIAPLGLSLPDTHELRRQLNKNTLLSNYDSLLTNLFVGRQAELSALAIFVKEGSSLSRYLFWDGMILTGSGGAGKSTLLAKFAQTVVSEQNATIVLLDFDRPGIDPADLNWLEIDITRQVGIQYPELYEQLRQARAATRQQRTQSVAYGVPDESPESMIKARSFRSIIDETGTLLREIGADQRPFLLILDTYEEVVQRDMTGSVFEWLAELGDALRLPALRVIFSGRLFDTQLESIMQRGIISQLRVDELDKQQAEHLLRQLGVTDSMAKRLTRSGLFPLRPLELRLLAKVATRESDTSINELEQELRRGGPASQDMFAGLVYQRVLQRIKDPAISALAYPGLVLRYVTADLIRQVLVPALNLPELTISAAAATLDKLAAYEWLVERRITGNVQAVWHRRDLRRSMLRLMMTNEEARARCVSEEAVRVLGKGTEEQRCEAIYHQLLWMNSPEMGNQFDLADLKRAHQYIGNDIGDLPKPAAVLLRFAAQGRVQATEVSNLPSVYLAKAYYRTGRRLMRSREFGKALELLRRGQQEGIAFSSAPQTDRWEIETLFATACWDELLTVLRQMPAPSANSSLPDFVQWLYPMALISPDSEPAQSVVKQLSQATKADKLPLGKLIDPDVNKLLTSLSTGLVRWHAVTSLSAANRRALASIVRTARKQAFKSARLQRKLTLLSFLSQQSIIKTFSLAPSTLRLNLNWMNDLLQTARAASLKPEALAVVEEARDVLSTLPTGRQRTVRGVLRTMDALYKDRPQWEQVQFPFSHFPSLESLIHLFRGPDSEFRDPARFALLDAYTTPADHRQLATLISTTTGMDLDDLTPDAFANALTADAEHALESYIELVDRTWQLGNLLEQAHAERPDAAKLRSVLDAYRRWNNAVTALIASHFQSIQSI from the coding sequence ATGAAAGAATTAGATAAACTGGCGAGTTGGTTATCTGATCAGATAAAACAGCAGGAAAATGAATCAGCAACGTCTATGATGTTGTCGATTGAGCCTGATTCTCAGGTCTCCAACCTGCTGTGGCAGGCCGAGGTGCAGGCCGCGCTATCGGGGCGATTTGCGCCGGAGGGGCTGCTGATGTCGTTTACCAGTACCATCGAACGTCAGCAAACGCTCAGCCAGTTGGTCGATAACTGCATTGTGGAAACCGTTGACGGACGTGTACAATGGCTGCTCACGCAGAACCGGCGTCTCGCTGTATTACAGCGTCTGAAAAACTCCGGCCAATTAGAATCGTCGCTCGGCCAACCGCTGCCGCCAACCGATAAATTCGGCCACATGCTCCGCAAACTGCTTCGGCAGGGGCAGGCGTTGTCGCTCGACAATTGCTCATCAGACGACCTGATGGCAATCAGTGCTGCTACTGAAGCGATAGCCCCACTGGGCCTATCCTTACCAGACACTCACGAGTTGCGCCGACAGTTGAATAAAAACACCCTACTGTCGAACTACGACTCACTCCTGACCAACCTGTTTGTTGGCCGACAGGCCGAATTGAGTGCGCTGGCTATTTTCGTAAAAGAGGGCAGTTCGCTGAGTCGGTATCTGTTCTGGGATGGCATGATTCTGACCGGTTCGGGCGGGGCGGGCAAATCGACTCTGCTGGCGAAGTTTGCCCAAACGGTTGTCAGTGAGCAGAATGCCACCATCGTGCTACTCGATTTCGACCGGCCCGGCATTGACCCCGCCGACCTGAACTGGCTTGAAATCGACATTACCCGGCAGGTTGGCATACAGTACCCCGAACTCTACGAACAGCTTCGGCAGGCGCGGGCCGCAACACGCCAGCAGCGAACCCAATCCGTAGCCTACGGCGTACCCGATGAGTCGCCTGAGTCGATGATTAAGGCCCGAAGTTTCCGCTCGATTATTGACGAGACAGGCACGCTGCTGCGGGAAATCGGTGCCGACCAGCGGCCCTTTTTGCTGATACTCGATACGTATGAAGAAGTGGTTCAGCGCGACATGACCGGCTCTGTGTTTGAGTGGCTGGCCGAACTGGGCGACGCGCTGCGATTGCCGGCACTGCGGGTTATCTTTTCGGGGCGGCTGTTCGACACGCAGTTGGAGAGTATCATGCAGCGAGGGATCATTAGTCAGTTGCGGGTCGATGAGTTGGACAAACAACAGGCCGAACACCTGCTTCGGCAGTTGGGCGTTACCGATTCGATGGCGAAACGGCTAACCCGGTCGGGCCTGTTTCCGCTCCGGCCTCTCGAACTCCGGTTGCTGGCAAAAGTAGCAACGCGTGAATCAGACACGTCGATCAACGAACTCGAGCAGGAACTGCGCCGGGGTGGCCCAGCCTCACAGGATATGTTTGCGGGCCTTGTGTATCAGCGGGTTCTCCAGCGTATCAAAGACCCGGCCATCAGCGCACTGGCGTATCCGGGGCTGGTGCTGCGCTACGTTACCGCCGATCTGATTCGGCAGGTGCTGGTTCCGGCCCTCAACCTGCCCGAACTGACCATCAGCGCGGCTGCTGCCACACTCGATAAATTAGCCGCCTACGAATGGTTGGTCGAACGGCGGATTACGGGAAATGTGCAGGCCGTCTGGCACCGACGCGACCTGCGCCGGTCGATGCTGCGGCTCATGATGACCAACGAAGAAGCCAGAGCCAGATGCGTGAGCGAGGAAGCCGTTCGGGTGCTTGGCAAAGGCACCGAAGAGCAACGCTGCGAAGCCATTTATCATCAGCTTTTGTGGATGAACAGCCCGGAAATGGGTAATCAGTTCGATCTGGCCGATCTGAAACGAGCGCATCAGTATATTGGCAACGACATCGGCGATTTGCCCAAACCGGCTGCGGTATTGCTTCGGTTTGCGGCTCAGGGGCGCGTGCAGGCAACCGAGGTGAGCAACCTGCCAAGCGTGTATCTGGCGAAAGCCTACTACCGCACCGGGCGCAGGCTGATGCGCAGCCGCGAGTTTGGCAAAGCCCTCGAACTGCTCCGGCGGGGCCAACAGGAGGGCATTGCCTTCTCCAGCGCACCCCAAACCGACCGCTGGGAAATTGAAACGCTCTTTGCCACTGCCTGCTGGGATGAACTGCTGACGGTGCTCCGGCAAATGCCTGCTCCATCGGCCAATAGTTCATTGCCCGACTTTGTGCAGTGGCTCTATCCAATGGCCCTTATTTCGCCTGATAGCGAGCCTGCCCAATCAGTTGTGAAGCAGTTGAGCCAGGCAACGAAGGCCGATAAACTACCCCTCGGCAAACTCATCGACCCCGATGTTAACAAACTGCTGACAAGTTTATCGACGGGTTTGGTGCGCTGGCACGCAGTCACGTCGCTGAGTGCTGCCAATCGGCGCGCGCTGGCTTCCATCGTCAGAACGGCTCGTAAGCAGGCGTTCAAATCGGCCCGTTTGCAGCGAAAACTTACGCTCCTGAGTTTTCTAAGCCAGCAATCCATCATCAAAACGTTTAGTCTGGCCCCGTCTACGCTCCGGCTAAATCTGAACTGGATGAACGATTTGCTCCAGACAGCCCGAGCGGCCAGTCTGAAGCCTGAAGCACTGGCCGTGGTCGAAGAAGCCCGCGACGTACTGAGTACACTTCCAACCGGACGCCAGCGGACAGTCAGGGGCGTGTTGCGCACGATGGATGCCCTCTATAAAGACCGCCCACAGTGGGAACAGGTGCAGTTTCCGTTTTCGCATTTCCCCTCACTCGAATCGCTGATTCACCTGTTTCGGGGGCCAGACTCCGAATTCCGCGACCCGGCGCGGTTTGCCTTGCTCGATGCCTACACTACCCCCGCCGACCACCGGCAGCTTGCGACGCTGATTAGCACCACAACAGGCATGGACCTGGACGACCTCACTCCCGATGCGTTTGCCAACGCCCTGACCGCCGACGCCGAACACGCGCTGGAAAGCTACATTGAACTCGTAGATCGCACCTGGCAGTTGGGCAACCTGCTCGAACAGGCCCACGCCGAACGCCCCGACGCAGCCAAACTGCGTTCTGTACTGGACGCGTACCGGCGTTGGAACAACGCCGTGACCGCCTTAATCGCTTCGCATTTTCAGTCTATCCAGTCAATCTAA
- a CDS encoding DNA/RNA non-specific endonuclease, protein MITTEFTKADLTRTATLEGMFRLNSTANGLTGDGLEAPGSEPTTPAEQFEGRNGYDASFLPGWEIDLPLATGAAAQDMRQLRDGSGSVELTYQNFSVVMSASRRLSMITAVNINGQESRRMSRIDKWSFDGRLDKTDQWGDELYFRNDLDRGHMVRREDPIWGTFEEARTANVDTFHFTNSCPQMAGVNQRTWLGLEDHILKHARADGMLVTVFTGPFFSDHDLPYRGALVPLAFWKVVAIVTEDGRPSATAYKVSQARELEELEFVFAGYKTFQISIQQVMDATNLDFSALLPFDGFTAHERATGEPLVELIDRLENIRI, encoded by the coding sequence ATGATTACCACCGAATTCACGAAAGCAGACTTAACCAGAACGGCCACCCTCGAAGGCATGTTTCGCCTGAACAGCACCGCCAACGGGCTAACAGGCGACGGTCTGGAAGCTCCCGGCAGCGAACCAACCACGCCTGCCGAACAATTTGAGGGTCGTAATGGCTACGATGCCTCGTTTTTGCCCGGCTGGGAAATCGACCTGCCCTTAGCCACCGGAGCAGCCGCACAGGACATGCGCCAACTGCGCGACGGCAGCGGCAGTGTTGAGCTGACCTACCAGAACTTCTCCGTTGTGATGTCGGCATCGCGCCGGTTGTCTATGATTACGGCGGTCAACATCAACGGGCAGGAATCGCGCCGGATGAGCCGCATCGACAAGTGGAGTTTCGATGGGCGGTTGGACAAGACCGATCAGTGGGGCGACGAACTTTACTTCCGCAACGACCTCGACCGGGGCCACATGGTTCGGCGCGAAGACCCTATCTGGGGTACGTTTGAGGAAGCCCGCACGGCCAACGTCGATACGTTTCATTTCACCAATAGCTGCCCACAGATGGCAGGCGTCAACCAGCGGACATGGCTGGGGTTGGAAGATCACATCCTGAAACACGCCCGCGCCGATGGCATGCTGGTAACGGTGTTTACAGGGCCGTTTTTCAGCGACCACGACCTGCCCTACCGGGGCGCATTAGTGCCGCTGGCATTCTGGAAAGTAGTTGCCATTGTTACGGAAGATGGCCGCCCGTCGGCCACGGCCTACAAAGTCAGTCAGGCGCGGGAACTGGAAGAACTGGAGTTTGTATTTGCTGGCTACAAAACGTTCCAGATTAGCATTCAGCAAGTGATGGATGCTACTAATCTCGATTTCAGCGCGTTATTACCCTTCGATGGCTTTACGGCCCACGAACGGGCCACGGGCGAACCGCTCGTTGAATTGATTGACCGACTCGAAAATATCCGGATTTAA
- a CDS encoding trypsin-like serine peptidase, whose protein sequence is MNTPPNTLPENTPDNPLAHYRRLLKAREHRKVDTESLESLESTEPDLSDTAIHDRLSQTAVDWQQIVRQHLGDASELHQIAQKIVTDADEALRVVRDDDQEALRRKPDILQTLEAIVRTDGSRPTFMVRNGRVDKSTSPLGDWSDSLDASADLLQDAIACVGRINDPQATQGFQGTGFLVANNLIVTNRHVLQVIARKQADRSWQLRPGVNIDFGHEFRARDSVNRRTFRRVVFAGAQFIDGAAIDHNKLDLVLIELEPAAPGQLPRRTLAVDVSTDWPQPELGVYTIGYPATPPNALATASLLEQLFQSTFGCKRLAPGRLMTSEFTAPALAAHDATTLGGNSGSAIVVIGRELSAAGLHYGGRSREPRENWSHVLGRVLDESEGPMIPAGQTPRTLRERLTDFGVEFRDRATSPAV, encoded by the coding sequence ATGAATACACCGCCGAACACCCTTCCCGAAAACACCCCGGATAACCCACTGGCGCATTATCGCCGACTGCTCAAAGCCCGCGAACACCGGAAGGTTGATACGGAATCGCTCGAAAGTCTGGAGTCGACCGAACCTGATCTCTCCGACACAGCCATTCACGACCGGCTCAGCCAAACTGCTGTCGACTGGCAACAGATTGTGCGCCAGCACCTTGGCGATGCGTCTGAACTCCACCAGATTGCTCAAAAAATCGTTACGGATGCCGACGAGGCCCTGCGTGTGGTACGCGACGACGATCAGGAGGCTCTCCGCCGAAAACCCGACATCCTGCAAACGCTCGAAGCCATTGTTCGTACCGACGGCTCGCGGCCTACCTTTATGGTTCGCAATGGCCGCGTCGATAAATCGACCAGCCCACTCGGCGACTGGTCTGACTCGCTCGATGCCAGTGCCGATTTGCTTCAGGATGCCATTGCCTGCGTGGGCCGCATCAACGACCCGCAGGCTACGCAGGGTTTTCAGGGAACCGGCTTCTTAGTGGCCAACAACCTGATCGTAACCAACCGGCACGTGCTGCAAGTCATTGCCCGCAAACAGGCCGACCGAAGCTGGCAACTGCGGCCCGGCGTCAACATCGACTTCGGCCACGAATTTCGGGCACGCGATTCGGTCAACCGGCGGACATTCCGGCGGGTGGTCTTCGCCGGAGCGCAGTTCATTGACGGAGCCGCCATCGACCATAACAAATTAGATTTAGTGTTGATAGAACTGGAGCCAGCCGCGCCCGGCCAACTGCCGCGCCGAACGTTGGCGGTTGACGTCAGCACCGACTGGCCCCAGCCCGAACTCGGCGTGTACACCATTGGCTACCCGGCCACCCCACCCAACGCCCTCGCCACGGCCAGTTTGCTGGAACAACTGTTTCAGTCGACGTTTGGCTGCAAGCGGCTGGCACCGGGGCGGCTGATGACCTCGGAGTTTACGGCTCCTGCCCTGGCGGCCCACGATGCCACCACGCTGGGAGGCAACTCCGGCTCGGCAATCGTGGTGATTGGGCGCGAGTTGTCGGCGGCAGGGCTGCACTACGGCGGTCGGTCGAGAGAACCGCGTGAGAACTGGTCGCACGTGCTGGGGCGGGTGCTCGATGAGAGCGAAGGGCCAATGATTCCGGCAGGCCAGACACCCCGCACACTGCGCGAACGCCTGACCGATTTTGGCGTTGAATTTCGCGACCGGGCCACCAGCCCAGCCGTGTAG
- a CDS encoding endonuclease MutS2 produces the protein MLYPKTLDYKLGFDTIRERLKDACISPLGQDYVDKIRFTDNLQLIDKLLRQTDEFRQIVQFEPDFPSSNYIDVRPHLSRARVEGLALTEAEFFDLKLALRTVQGCLAFLSKREQDNGFPFLRELAGPVAVNKALTDALERVIDDRGLVRDSASPELASIRRRIIAEQANLRKRLDSILRQARQNGWIPDDLSLTVRGGRLVIPIAAEHKRKIKGFVHDESQTGQTVFLEPAEVFDANNEIRELEYEERREIYRILMALTDQIRPHLEDLRRAVNFLAQIDFIRAKAKLAIQLDASLPKLIDRPFVNWTNARHPLLHLSFQKQGKSVVPLSVRLDEKARILIISGPNAGGKSVALKTIGLVQYMLQCGLLVPMADFSEMGVFENLFIDIGDEQSLENDLSTYSSHLTAMKQFVIGANKRTLFLIDEFGTGTEPGLGGAIAESILEDLNKSGAYGVINTHYTNLKVFADKTPGLINGAMRFDGEHLEPLYQLEIGRPGSSFAFEIAQKIGLPKGIIERAKDKLGNQQVSFEKLLKELDIEKRVFSEKNLEISINQRKAAQQLAEYTALKTRLDNEQRQLLNDAKQKAKALVQEANQRIENTIREIKENKAERDTTKQVRQELERFEQKELKPDIIIVDTPKTDDDEFESDNGVISVGSYVRIQGQNAIGEVMALRGKDAEVRIGDLKSNIKLNRLEKVSKKTFKQATETRDDRPRSRGVDMNEKMQNFSFNLDIRGKRGEEALGEVDRFFDDALMLGYPELRIVHGKGDGILRTLVRNHLRGYKQVARMEDEHADRGGAGVTIVKMK, from the coding sequence ATGCTTTACCCCAAGACATTAGACTATAAATTAGGGTTCGATACCATTCGGGAGCGGCTGAAAGACGCCTGCATCAGTCCGCTGGGGCAGGATTATGTCGACAAAATCCGCTTCACCGACAACCTGCAACTCATTGACAAACTGCTCCGCCAAACCGACGAGTTTCGGCAAATTGTGCAGTTTGAACCCGACTTTCCGAGCAGCAACTACATCGATGTGCGGCCCCACCTCAGCCGCGCCCGCGTAGAAGGGTTGGCCCTGACCGAAGCCGAATTCTTCGACCTTAAATTAGCCCTGCGCACCGTTCAGGGATGTTTGGCGTTTCTGAGCAAACGCGAACAAGACAACGGCTTCCCGTTTCTGCGCGAACTGGCTGGCCCGGTGGCCGTCAACAAAGCCCTGACCGACGCCCTCGAACGCGTAATCGACGACCGGGGTCTGGTGCGCGACTCGGCCTCGCCCGAACTCGCCAGCATTCGTCGGCGAATCATTGCCGAACAGGCCAACCTGCGAAAACGACTCGACAGCATTCTGCGGCAGGCCCGGCAAAACGGCTGGATTCCCGACGACCTTAGTCTGACCGTGCGTGGGGGGCGACTTGTGATTCCAATTGCCGCCGAACACAAACGCAAAATCAAGGGCTTCGTACACGATGAGTCGCAGACGGGGCAGACGGTATTTCTGGAACCCGCCGAAGTATTCGATGCCAACAACGAAATCCGCGAACTCGAATACGAAGAACGGCGCGAAATCTATCGAATTCTGATGGCTCTGACCGATCAGATTCGCCCGCACCTCGAAGACCTTCGCAGAGCCGTTAATTTCCTGGCACAGATCGACTTTATCCGGGCCAAAGCCAAATTAGCCATACAGTTGGACGCAAGTTTGCCCAAACTCATTGACCGACCGTTTGTGAACTGGACCAACGCCCGGCATCCGCTGTTGCATCTGTCCTTTCAGAAACAGGGCAAGAGTGTGGTGCCGCTGAGCGTTCGGCTCGATGAAAAAGCACGCATTCTGATTATCTCCGGCCCCAACGCAGGCGGTAAGTCGGTGGCTCTGAAAACCATCGGATTAGTGCAGTATATGCTGCAATGCGGCCTGCTGGTGCCAATGGCCGACTTTTCGGAGATGGGCGTGTTTGAGAATCTGTTTATCGACATCGGTGATGAGCAATCGCTTGAGAACGACCTGAGTACATACTCATCGCACCTCACGGCCATGAAACAGTTTGTAATCGGAGCCAACAAACGAACGCTGTTTCTGATCGATGAATTTGGCACCGGCACCGAACCGGGTCTCGGCGGAGCCATTGCCGAATCGATTCTGGAAGACCTCAACAAATCGGGCGCGTATGGCGTCATCAACACCCACTACACCAACCTGAAAGTCTTTGCCGACAAAACGCCGGGCCTGATCAATGGGGCCATGCGCTTCGACGGCGAACACCTCGAACCGCTGTATCAGTTGGAGATTGGACGCCCCGGCTCGTCGTTTGCGTTCGAGATTGCCCAGAAAATCGGTTTGCCGAAAGGCATCATCGAGCGGGCCAAAGATAAACTCGGTAATCAGCAGGTGAGCTTCGAGAAGTTACTGAAAGAGTTAGACATCGAGAAGCGCGTTTTTTCGGAGAAGAACCTCGAAATCAGCATTAATCAGCGCAAAGCAGCACAACAATTGGCCGAATACACGGCCCTGAAAACGCGGTTGGATAACGAGCAGAGGCAGTTGCTCAACGACGCTAAACAGAAGGCCAAAGCACTGGTGCAGGAAGCTAATCAGCGCATCGAAAACACGATTCGCGAGATCAAGGAAAATAAAGCCGAGCGCGACACCACAAAGCAGGTTCGGCAGGAACTGGAGCGGTTTGAACAGAAAGAACTAAAACCCGATATTATCATTGTCGACACGCCCAAAACCGACGACGACGAGTTCGAAAGCGATAACGGCGTTATCTCGGTAGGCAGTTACGTCAGAATTCAGGGGCAAAACGCCATTGGTGAGGTGATGGCCCTGCGCGGCAAAGACGCCGAAGTACGCATCGGCGATCTGAAATCGAACATAAAACTGAACCGGCTCGAAAAGGTTAGTAAGAAGACCTTTAAGCAGGCTACCGAAACTCGCGACGACCGCCCCCGCAGTCGGGGGGTAGACATGAACGAGAAGATGCAGAATTTCAGCTTCAACCTCGACATTCGGGGCAAGCGGGGCGAAGAAGCCCTCGGCGAAGTAGACCGTTTCTTCGACGACGCCCTCATGCTCGGCTACCCTGAGTTACGCATTGTGCATGGCAAAGGCGACGGTATTCTCAGGACGCTGGTGCGCAATCACCTGCGTGGCTACAAGCAGGTAGCTCGTATGGAAGACGAACACGCCGACCGGGGTGGAGCGGGGGTGACGATTGTAAAAATGAAATAA
- a CDS encoding trypsin-like serine peptidase — protein sequence MPPIAVILAALRTPRTAFAELFQQAQVSFPAANRVSFEVVAASPDDSTAFTNALEFAKSNGFLSDLVDELIDGRLADGSLAEAVTQARNDPGGTELQAIVNEVRGFIQPDILFRGLFDGMRWTGKIQIDGNTKGTGVLIGPHLILTAWHVVRPLFRRHQPNGPWQPQPDAASRLQVEFDDYLRFTRFSRAPQNVTPTRVPAHKDWCFTFSSCTDDELDDGFPEDRNQLDNFLDYAILKLKGVPGKERRYASLDANAVVPSNDDTCLLFQYPAAQSLRLDVGPVGSLQPPLQARFLHHVNSLPSSSGGPCFDRSFLLFGLHQGRYSVQNGQKQTNRGIPLLKILRHINENNTNGLPQPDPADDPLWEIDQASQRVPVLNCDAFQSIAWQLAVIGGPKILVIKGPGGIRGIGKTFRANLVLAMLPNGGHLKIVLHAEAIAKMNVEQVVAVICTSAGAPLPDLSKPTDAHSTQTVWLRDKVVPAVMAALNQVRDGKLVWLCLLELNTFKIEVDQTSEFLFMLYEQTLAFDWLRVVLDGMRGDLPDSLRLLVKDYSVPVDLPSDEPIKAYLRRLAANTPQGDLQDIDAVAFVLYDNYEMKKADELEKAMPFLASMTKRLTEKIRGQRV from the coding sequence ATGCCACCCATTGCTGTAATTCTGGCGGCTCTGCGTACACCCCGAACGGCCTTTGCTGAGCTGTTTCAGCAGGCGCAGGTTAGCTTCCCCGCTGCCAATCGGGTTTCGTTTGAGGTTGTTGCCGCTTCGCCCGACGATTCGACAGCTTTTACCAACGCGCTCGAATTTGCCAAAAGCAACGGCTTTCTGTCTGATCTGGTAGACGAGTTGATAGATGGACGCCTGGCCGATGGGAGTTTGGCGGAGGCCGTAACCCAGGCCCGTAATGACCCCGGCGGCACTGAGCTTCAGGCCATTGTCAATGAAGTGCGCGGATTTATCCAGCCCGATATTCTGTTTCGGGGTCTGTTCGATGGAATGCGCTGGACGGGTAAAATTCAGATTGATGGCAACACCAAAGGAACGGGCGTATTGATTGGCCCGCATCTGATATTAACGGCCTGGCACGTAGTCCGGCCTTTGTTCAGGCGTCATCAGCCAAACGGCCCCTGGCAACCTCAGCCAGATGCTGCCAGCCGATTACAGGTTGAGTTCGATGACTATCTGCGCTTTACGCGATTCAGCCGGGCACCGCAAAACGTAACGCCCACTCGTGTTCCGGCGCATAAAGACTGGTGCTTCACCTTCAGCAGTTGTACCGACGATGAACTGGACGATGGCTTTCCCGAAGACCGTAATCAACTCGACAACTTTCTGGACTATGCCATTCTGAAACTGAAGGGCGTTCCGGGCAAAGAACGTCGCTATGCCAGCCTTGATGCCAATGCTGTAGTACCCAGCAACGACGATACCTGTTTACTGTTTCAGTACCCAGCCGCTCAATCGCTCCGGCTCGACGTTGGCCCGGTTGGTAGCCTGCAACCTCCCCTACAGGCACGGTTTCTGCACCATGTCAACTCGCTGCCGTCATCGTCGGGCGGACCCTGTTTCGACCGGAGTTTCCTGCTGTTTGGGCTGCATCAGGGCCGGTATTCTGTTCAAAACGGGCAGAAACAAACCAATCGGGGTATTCCACTGCTGAAAATCCTTCGGCACATCAACGAAAACAATACCAACGGCCTGCCCCAGCCCGACCCTGCCGACGATCCGCTCTGGGAAATCGATCAGGCCAGCCAACGCGTTCCGGTGCTTAACTGCGATGCCTTTCAATCGATTGCCTGGCAATTGGCGGTTATTGGTGGCCCCAAAATTCTGGTCATAAAAGGGCCGGGGGGCATCCGGGGAATTGGCAAAACGTTTCGGGCAAATCTGGTGCTGGCTATGCTGCCCAACGGCGGACACCTGAAAATCGTACTTCATGCCGAAGCCATCGCCAAAATGAACGTCGAACAAGTGGTAGCTGTCATCTGCACGTCGGCGGGCGCACCCCTACCCGACCTGTCTAAACCCACCGACGCCCACTCGACCCAAACCGTATGGCTCCGCGATAAGGTTGTTCCGGCGGTTATGGCGGCACTGAATCAGGTGCGCGATGGCAAATTGGTCTGGTTATGCCTGCTGGAGCTAAACACGTTTAAAATAGAAGTCGACCAAACCTCCGAGTTTCTGTTTATGCTCTACGAACAAACGCTGGCCTTCGACTGGCTCCGGGTAGTGCTGGATGGTATGCGGGGCGATTTACCCGACTCGCTCCGGCTGCTGGTGAAAGACTATTCAGTGCCCGTTGACTTGCCATCCGACGAACCAATCAAAGCATATCTCCGGCGATTGGCGGCTAACACTCCTCAAGGCGATTTACAAGACATTGATGCGGTAGCTTTTGTGCTTTACGACAATTATGAGATGAAAAAAGCCGACGAGCTGGAAAAAGCGATGCCCTTTCTGGCAAGCATGACGAAGCGTCTGACAGAAAAAATCAGAGGCCAACGGGTATAA